The genomic interval ACCACCTGGTATTGCTGCTGTACCGCCTTTTGTCATTGGGAAGAATGTGTCAAGGACTCTCTGTCCTGTTATCAATGGTTCGTTTGGATTGAGTTTTTCGTCTTGTGGTCTTGGTTCTCTCACCGGCCATCTTCTTAGCATCTGTATTTCTATTACTTCTCCTTCTGGGGTTTCTATTTCCGCAATTGTTTCGTCTACGGTGAACTCCCCTTCTTTTATTGTTTTAACGACTCCTTGAGTTCCTCTGGGAACCATTACTCGATGTTCAACTATTTTTGTTTCTGGTACTGTTCCGAGTATATCTAGTTCACCTACTTCGTCTCCTTCAGATACTTCTGGTGTGAACTTCCATTCTTTTTCGTAATCTACAGAGGGAACTTCTATACCACGTGGTATGAAGTCACCGCCTTCTTCTCTAATGTAGTTTAGCGGTCTTTGTATTCCATCGAATATTGAGCTCATTAGTCCTGGGGCTAGGTCGACAGACAGGGGTTGGCCTGTGTTAACGACCTTTTCACCTGGAGCTACGCCTGATGTTTCTTCATAACATTGTATTACGGCTTTGTCGCCGTCTAGTTCGATAACTTCTCCGAATAGACCCATTTCTCCAATTTCAACAACCTCGTGCATCTCTGTTCCTTTCATGTTGTCGGCTTCGACAACTGGGCCTGAAACTTTAATTATTCTCCCTTCTTCACCACTGGATTCCACTTTACTTTTAGTAGAAATCTTATAACCTCCTTTTTTTATTTAGTTTAGATGTCTTCTAGATCTATCTCGACACCAACAGCTTTTTTAACCATTTCCTGCAACTGGGATTGTGTAGACCCATGTTTGTCAGGTATTTCAACTATAATTGGGAATACATCTCGTCTGTCTCTAAATCTTTTAAGTGATTCTCGGTTTTCTTCTGCAATTCTTTCTGTTGTTATCACTATACCTATTTCGTCACTTAATTCGTATAGAGCGTCTTCGAACTCGTCTCCTTCTTTTGCAACCGAGGCTTCTTTCACTCCGGCTAGTTTGAAGCCGGTTACTGTATCTTCATCTGCTACTACAGCTACTTTCACAGTACCAAGACCTCCTTGATATCTTCGTAACCTATGCCAGCGTTTTTGTATGTGAATATTTTTCTTAGGTTCTGTATCTCTATCCTTTTTAGTGCTAGATATCCTAGTATAACGCCTGGCCCTAATGGTTCGTCTCTATATATCTCCATTGCTGTTTTTTTCTGTAGTTTATCGAGTTTGATTGATGCTTCTTCTATTACTTCCGGACAGTCGCAGTCATGCAGTTCAGCGAGTGTTTCGAAGTAGGTGTCTTTGAGTTCTAGCACTGCGTTTCCTAATTCATCGTATTCAGCCATTGTGAGTAGTGTGTCCATATCTATTTGGTATGGGTTTATTAGAAATTCCTCGACTTCTTCTGGCTCCATTTCATCTCTTATTGATCTGAGTACCGTTTCAACGTTTACGCGGTCGACTAGTAATCCGAAGTATTTTTCGATGTTTTGGTTGTGTTTTTCGAAGTATTTTTTTACTCTGGTATCGCTGCGTGTAACCTTGTCCATGATGTTTTCATATAGCTTTAGGTCCAACAGTACTTCTGGCTCTATGAGTCCATCGTGTTCTTCGTCTATTTCCTGTAGTATTGGAACAAGGAACTCGTATTCTGTGTCTTTGAGTTTTTCTGCTGCTTCTTTATAGTTTTCTGATTCAGCTATATCGTCAATTAGTTTGTATAGTTCTGAATCTGTTTTTATTAAGAACTCTCTGTATTCATGGTCTTTTTCTTTAATCGCTCTCAATGCTACTTTGAGGTTCTGCACGTCCCATCGGTTCATGTATTCCCTGAATACTTTTTTAAGTATCTCTGGACTGTATTTCGCTATATTGTTTTCTTCTTCAAGAAGGTGGTTACTGAGTTCTCTATCTACATCAAAATAGTCCTCATCTTTCGATATGTTTTCACTGTACTCTGTGTCTTTCAACATCTCTATTGCTTCAGACACAGTGTCGGTTTGAGCGATCTCTGTCATTTTTTGTGGCGAAATTAATTTCGCTTTTTTCGCCCTTACCCTACCAAGAGAAAATTCTAGTGAAGAGATTCCTGTTTCTTTCATTTAATTACCCGGCCAAAAAAATTTTATTAATACTTATAATATCTGTTAACAACTGCCATCATTCTCAATCTGCTTTTTTTTATTTAAACTTTTGTTATCTAATTGACTAAATTACCTCTAAAAACCTATGTATTGCTAGCACTGTTAACTAAAAACCTACTGGTTATAGTAAACTACCCACTACCATACCTCGGGTATGCCTTGGTGTGGAAGGGGTTTCCTGTTTCGATGACGCAACTTGCAGATACATCACAGAACTGAATCTGGTGTTTGTTGTCTGTAGAGGTTGCAGTCTCCGCAGACGTAACTTCGGCAAGTCCCTTACCTAAAATATTATCTGCTGCGTTGAGTTCTTCAGGGAAGTGGTTGTAGATTTGTCGGCACAGTTCAAGATGTTTTTCCAGTTCTTGCTTGTCCTGTTCTGAAGGGTAGGGACGATACTTGTAACTCCTATTCATAGTCATACTCCATAAGGTAACTTCCTCAACAACTTTTTTATTGGTTCGGGTGATCCATCCCCAACCTAACTCCACCTTCGTTCCATAAGGAAAAGGACTTCACACCCCAAATAAGTTAAAACTACTTGGTTTAAATAACGAGTTGGTTTGGAATAGAGATGATGAGGTAGTTTGTTTGGTTTGAAAGATAGTTTGTACTGGCTTAGCTTAATTTATGTGTTTTGCTGTTATTCTGACTTTATGGAACTCGAGTCCTTCGGGCTCCATAGATAGTATTCTTTCTTTGTTTTGTGTCTCTTTTATTTCAAGTCCGTTTTGGTTTAGTTTTTCTTGTAGTTCTTTCTGTGTGTTGGCGCCGGCTAGACATGTAACAACCATAGATATATCTTTTCTGAGTTTTCCAGGTATGTCTTTGTTTACTATTATTTCTGAGAAATATGCATGGCCGGTTGGTTTAAGTATTTTTTTTATAGATTTTATGGCTTTTTCTTTTTTAATTAGGTTTAACACACAGTTTGTGAATATTATGTCGAATGTGTTTTTTTGGAACGGTATGTTCTCGGCGTCTCCTACTACAAAATGTATGTTCTCGATTTTAAGGTCGTTTATGTCTTTTTGTGCTTTAACCGCCATCTCTCCAGAGAAGTCTAGCCCTACTACTTCTCCGTTTGGAACTAGTTGGGATGTTATGAAGCAGTTTATTCCTCCT from Methanonatronarchaeum thermophilum carries:
- a CDS encoding helix-turn-helix domain-containing protein, with protein sequence MNRSYKYRPYPSEQDKQELEKHLELCRQIYNHFPEELNAADNILGKGLAEVTSAETATSTDNKHQIQFCDVSASCVIETGNPFHTKAYPRYGSG
- a CDS encoding methyltransferase domain-containing protein; this translates as MKEEIKEFYSKVAEGEFEGFTEIDVNESPEAENASKHLISLGCDYPLQDIEVEGNEKVLELGSGGGINCFITSQLVPNGEVVGLDFSGEMAVKAQKDINDLKIENIHFVVGDAENIPFQKNTFDIIFTNCVLNLIKKEKAIKSIKKILKPTGHAYFSEIIVNKDIPGKLRKDISMVVTCLAGANTQKELQEKLNQNGLEIKETQNKERILSMEPEGLEFHKVRITAKHIN
- a CDS encoding V-type ATPase subunit yields the protein MKETGISSLEFSLGRVRAKKAKLISPQKMTEIAQTDTVSEAIEMLKDTEYSENISKDEDYFDVDRELSNHLLEEENNIAKYSPEILKKVFREYMNRWDVQNLKVALRAIKEKDHEYREFLIKTDSELYKLIDDIAESENYKEAAEKLKDTEYEFLVPILQEIDEEHDGLIEPEVLLDLKLYENIMDKVTRSDTRVKKYFEKHNQNIEKYFGLLVDRVNVETVLRSIRDEMEPEEVEEFLINPYQIDMDTLLTMAEYDELGNAVLELKDTYFETLAELHDCDCPEVIEEASIKLDKLQKKTAMEIYRDEPLGPGVILGYLALKRIEIQNLRKIFTYKNAGIGYEDIKEVLVL
- a CDS encoding V-type ATP synthase subunit F, with the translated sequence MKVAVVADEDTVTGFKLAGVKEASVAKEGDEFEDALYELSDEIGIVITTERIAEENRESLKRFRDRRDVFPIIVEIPDKHGSTQSQLQEMVKKAVGVEIDLEDI